From the Mahella australiensis 50-1 BON genome, the window CGGCATTGTTTGAACCCACTGCCACTATGGTCGAAAAGGAGAACCATGGGTATGTCGTCACGTCGATCGGAAAAGCCGGCGGCGAGGTGCCTTATACAGCATTCTCAGCTACCAAAAGCTATATAGAAAAACACCCCGACATCATACAAAAATTTACTAATGCGATATATAAAGCCCAACTATGGGTGGAGCAGCACAGCTCGAAGGAAATAGCCGAGGCTATAAAATCATTTTTCCCGGATACCGACATGGATGTACTGACAACAGTGGTACAACGCTATAAAGATCAGGATACCTGGGCCAAAGACCCGATAATGAAGGAAGAGGCTTTCATGCATATGCAGGATATCATCAAAGAGGCCGGAGAACTTGATAAAACAGCGCCTTACGATGAACTGGTAACAGTGGAATTCGCTAAAAAAGCCATAGAGAATATAAAGCCTTAAGCCGCGATAGCAAAATGCCCGATCCTGAGAGATTGGGCATTTTGCATGAAACGGCACCTTTGCCTTACCCCCGGAATATAATAAAAATGATCAACTTTGGAGGAGGCAGAACAAGTGTCACAAATTATGGTGCATGTGGACAAAATAGGACTGACATATCAGACTGCAGAAGGAGAAACCGAGGCGATAAGAGATATATCTATGGATATATATGAAAAGGATTTTGTAGGCATTGTAGGGCCGAGTGGCTGCGGCAAATCCACGTTGCTATCTATTATAGCCGGCCTTATAAAACCCACTCGTGGAACCGTGATTGTGGACGGTCAGCCGGTTGACGGTCCATCCAATAAAATAGGATATATGTTGCAGGAGGATTACTTGTTTGAATGGAGGAGCATATGGCAAAACGTACTGCTCGGCCTGGAAATACAAAATAAAGTCAATGAAAGTACAAAATCACACGTGGAGCAGCTACTAAAAAATTATGGCTTATATGAATTCAGATACCATTATCCACACCAATTGTCCGGCGGCATGCGCCAACGCGCGGCTTTGATCCGAACGCTGGCATTGAACCCGGAGATACTGTTACTAGATGAGCCCTTTTCAGCACTCGACTACCAAACCAGGCTGGCCGTATCTGAAGAAGTAGCCGCTATTATAAAACAGGAAGGAAAAACAGCTGTCTTGGTGACCCATGACATATCGGAGGCTATCTCCATGTCAGACAGGATATATGTGCTGAGCCAACGCCCTGCCATCGTTAAGAATGTATATGATATACGGCTTAGCTGCCAAGATAAAACGCCGCTCAATGCCAGAAAATGCCCCGAATTCAGGGAGTATTTCAACAGCATATGGAAGGAGCTGGACATACATGTCGGTTAACCGCGATATCTTCGTCTCACCTGAAAGGCAAAGTTACTTAAAACAGATGAAAAAGCGACGCCAGAATATTATTCTAGGAAGGGTATTGATATTGATCGGCCTTATCGCCGGATGGGAAGCAGCTGCCGATTTAGGTATAATCGACCCTTTTATAACCAGCCAACCGTCTAAAATACTTACAACCATAATCGATCTGCATAATGACGGCCAATTATATAATCATATATGGGCTACTGTTGCGGAAACTATGGTCGGCTTCATCGTAGGCACGGCTTTCGGCACTCTGATAGCCATAGGCCTATGGTGGTCGGACTATGTATGTAAGATTTTGGATCCATATTTGGTAGTATTAAACAGCCTGCCTAAACCGGCATTAGGCCCCATACTCATAGTATGGCTGGGCAACGGCAAACTAGCCATTATAGCGATGGCTCTTCTAATATCGCTCATAGTGACCATTATAACGGTGCTGAACGGTTTTTTAGAAGTAGATAAAAACAAAATAAAACTTTTACAGACCTTTGGCGCTTCTAAAGCCCAGATACTGACTAAGGTCATATTGCCGGCCAGCGTTCCTACCGTTATATCAGCTCTTAAAATAAATGTGGGGCTTTCCTGGGTAGGTGTGATAATGGGCGAATTCCTGGTATCCAAAGAAGGGCTTGGATATTTGATAATATACGGCAGCCAGGTATTCGAATTGGACCTCGTTATGAGCAGCGTAATAATATTGGCCATCGTAGCCGCTATAATGTATCAGGCTGTAAGCTATCTTGAAACGCGGTTTATGCAATATAAAGAGTAAAAGTGCAGGCTTTTGAAGCATAGAACCACAACAATCGTTTATTGCGTTGTGGTTCAGCTTCATCAGCCGCAGCAAGTGTACAATCCTATCCCTTTGTTATCTTAACTGTTCCATAACTTTCCTAGTCACTTCAGCCACTATATCGGCTATATCGTCATTTTTTACAGTTGATTGTTTTGATCCGCTTTGGCTGTCCGATTGATTTTCTTCTATTTTGCACGTACCATCGGCGTATTGGCACCCTTCACAACCCGGATGACGTCCCTTTATACCCATCTTCTCCCTTACATGCATCAATTTCTCCACATTGTCGGGCGATATGTCCTTTGCACCTCCAAGATTATTAGCCAGATACAACAACTGAGCGTAAAAATCGAGCGTTTCCATCTTGAAGTAGGCGTTCATCAGATCATAGCCGTAGGTCAGAGCACCATGATTTTCCAGCAACAAGGCATCGTAATTCGGCAGATATTTGGCTATGGCATTTGGGATTTCTTCGGTTGAAGGTGTACCATATTCGGCTATAGGCACCGTACCCAGCGAAATAACGGCCTCAGGCATAACACAACGTGTCAGAGGTATGCCGGCTATGGCAAAGGCTGTTGCATATGGTGGATGAGCATGTACTACAGCTCTAACGTCAGGCCTGTCTTTGTATACTCTCAAATGCATTTTGAGTTCGGACGACGGCTTCCAGCTACCGCTTACAACTTCACCGTTCATGTTGACCTTGATCAACATATCCGGTGTCAGAAAGCCTTTGCTGACACCGGTAGGGGTAGTCCAAATTTCGTCGTCATCTACCCTTACAGTTATATTGCCATCATTGGCTGCTACAAAACCCCTATTGTATATGCGACGTCCTATCTCGCATATCTCTTCTTTTATCTTAAAATCAGAATACATAAGACCTTCTCCTCTTGTTGAATTAACTTTACCCTTATTGTATCATTTATAAAGCAATTAATCAACATTTAAGTCCGTTTTATTTTGATTATAATCGCTTGTTTCCTCATTTTTCAGTGCATACAACAATTCTATGTCATTATCCTTCATGAAAGCTTCCCATTCCTTAGGCAATTTTTCATCTGTTATAAATACGTCTATGTCCTTTATAGAGCATATCGTAGCAAATGATACTTTATCCAATTTGGTATGGTCGGCCAATAACACTATGCGCTGCGCCGCTTTTATCATGATTTTCTTCAGTTCTGCTTCAAATTCATTGGACTCGGTTACAAATTTATCCAGGCTCATACCTTTGCATGACATAAAGAATATATCGGCATTATAATTGGATATAGCCCTCTCGGCTGAATGACCTACAAAGGATAATGAACTGCTGCGCAACATACCGCCTGTGGAAATAACGGATATATTTTCATAAGGCGCTAATTCAGATGCTATTTTTAGGCCATTAGTTATCACCGTCAGGCGCTTTTTATCTTTTAAAAATCTGGCCATCTGCAACACAGTGGTACTGGAATCCATAATTATAGTATCCCCATCTTCGACAAGACCAGCAGCCGTCCGCCCCATGAGCTCCTTACCTTCTTTATTGGTTACTTCCCTTATTGATATAGGTAATTCCAAATGCAGACCCTCGCTCAATACCGCACCACCATACGTGCGTCGCAGCAAACCTTCTTTCTCCAATTTGGCCAAGTCTCTGCGCACAGTTTCCTCGGTTATATTAAACAAGCGGCTCAGATCAGGCACAGCAACACTTTGGTTCTCATAGAGAAGGTCCATGATTTTCTTTCGCCTTTCTACAGCTAGCATAATGATCCTTCCTTCCCGTTTATCTATTGAATTTATAGGAATATTATATAATCTTATACGGAAATTATCAACACCAAATAAAAAACAAAGCCAAATCAAAAGGCGATTTGGCGTGAAAAGCATGTTGATTTTGATTATGCACGGAATTTTCTACTACCAGGTTTGACTACAGGGATACCGTCCTTGCATAACGGGCATTCCGATGCCTCATATGAGGGTATATCCATAGCTATAGCAGCGCACAATTTTGTCCCAAAATCCACATTACCATTGCTCCTGTCCACTACTACAGCCACACCGGCCAATTCAGCCTGGGATTGTTTTACTAATTCTATTACCTCTTTAACCGATCCCCCGGTGGTTATAACATCTTCAGCCACCACTACCCTAGTCCCTGCCGGTATTTCAAACCCGCGCCGCAATGTCATGACACCGTCTTCCCTTTCGGCGAATATGGCTTTGGCATCAAGTTGTCTAGCCAATTCATATGCTATTATTATGCCACCTATGGCAGGCCCTATAACCAGATCCACTTTTTCATCCGAAAATCCTTCTGCCAGGGATTTACATACAAGTTCACTATATTCCGGGTACTGAAACAGTTTGGCGCATTGCATGTAGCGGTCGCTGTGCCTGCCTGATGTAAGAAGAAAATGACCGTTTAATAGGACACCGGTCTTATTCAATATATCCATCACTTGTTCTTTTGTCAGCATATTAACCCTCCTGTTATATCTTTTATAGTTTTTAATCCATTATCGAGCATATATTGCTCTATATCATCTATGATTCTAACCGTCGCCATAGGTTCTACGAGATTAGCCGTGCCGACCTGCACTGCAACGGCTCCCGCCAGCATAAACTCGATGGCATCGTTTCCGTTCATTATACCCCCCATACCTATTACAGGTATATCCACCGTTTGCGCTGCCTGCCATACCATATAAAGTGCAACCGGTTTTATAGCAGGTCCGGATAGACCTCCCGTTATATTGCCTAATATTGGTCTTCTGGTGTGAGGATCTATAGCCATGCCGAGCAATGTATTTATGAGCGATAATGCATCCGCACCGGCGTCCTGTGCGGCCGATGCCACATCCTTTATGCTTCCGACGTTTGGGCTGAGCTTTACCACAAGCGGATGGTGACAATAATTGCGTACCTGCTTTGTTATATCATAAACGCTTTCAGGCGTCGCACCAAATGACAATCCACCTTCTTTAACATTTGGGCATGAGATATTAAGCTCCAGCATATCTATATCGGCTTTATCGAGCTTGTTTGCGGCTACACAATATTCATCCCTGCTGTTACCCGCCAGATTGGCTATTACAACGGTATCGAACTGTTTGAGATATGGCAGTTCATTGCTTATGAAAGCATCGACGCCGGGGTTTTGCAAACCGACACTATTTAATATCCCTGCCGCGGTTTCTGCTATACGCGGAGGAGGATTGCCTTCTCTGGGATATAATGTTAATCCTTTAACCGATATTCCGCCTAATCTGTTCAGGTCTAAATATCGGCTGTATTCGCGCCCGAAAGCGAAGGTACCTGAAGCGGCTATGACCGGATTCTTAAGTTTCACACCGCATATATCCACGCACATGCTTATCTCATTCATCGAAACTCACCTCATGGCTCCAAAATACAGGTCCGTCCGCACATACGCGTCTATAGTGCCATTCACCGTCGCTCTTGATTTTACAATTGCATACTAAACAAGCACCTATCCCGCAGCCCATCCTCTCTTCCAGCGATACTACACATGGCACATCGTATTGCTCGGCTATACAAGCCAGCGATTTGAGCATCTTTGATGGCCCGCAACCCGCTATAATTTGTGGCTTATGCGCGCGCAGCGCCAACGTTAGTTCATCGGTTACCAAACCTTTATACCCATAACTGCCATCCTCAGTAGCTATGATAACACGTTTGCTATATTGCTCAAACGGTTGCCATAGAGGCTTAAATTCATCGCTTCTGAAACCCAGGATCGAGACTATATCGGCTTTATCCTTATATTGCTGTGCCAAAAGCTGCAGAGGAAAAACACCTATC encodes:
- a CDS encoding ABC transporter permease; this encodes MSVNRDIFVSPERQSYLKQMKKRRQNIILGRVLILIGLIAGWEAAADLGIIDPFITSQPSKILTTIIDLHNDGQLYNHIWATVAETMVGFIVGTAFGTLIAIGLWWSDYVCKILDPYLVVLNSLPKPALGPILIVWLGNGKLAIIAMALLISLIVTIITVLNGFLEVDKNKIKLLQTFGASKAQILTKVILPASVPTVISALKINVGLSWVGVIMGEFLVSKEGLGYLIIYGSQVFELDLVMSSVIILAIVAAIMYQAVSYLETRFMQYKE
- a CDS encoding class II aldolase/adducin family protein; the encoded protein is MYSDFKIKEEICEIGRRIYNRGFVAANDGNITVRVDDDEIWTTPTGVSKGFLTPDMLIKVNMNGEVVSGSWKPSSELKMHLRVYKDRPDVRAVVHAHPPYATAFAIAGIPLTRCVMPEAVISLGTVPIAEYGTPSTEEIPNAIAKYLPNYDALLLENHGALTYGYDLMNAYFKMETLDFYAQLLYLANNLGGAKDISPDNVEKLMHVREKMGIKGRHPGCEGCQYADGTCKIEENQSDSQSGSKQSTVKNDDIADIVAEVTRKVMEQLR
- a CDS encoding ABC transporter ATP-binding protein, with amino-acid sequence MSQIMVHVDKIGLTYQTAEGETEAIRDISMDIYEKDFVGIVGPSGCGKSTLLSIIAGLIKPTRGTVIVDGQPVDGPSNKIGYMLQEDYLFEWRSIWQNVLLGLEIQNKVNESTKSHVEQLLKNYGLYEFRYHYPHQLSGGMRQRAALIRTLALNPEILLLDEPFSALDYQTRLAVSEEVAAIIKQEGKTAVLVTHDISEAISMSDRIYVLSQRPAIVKNVYDIRLSCQDKTPLNARKCPEFREYFNSIWKELDIHVG
- a CDS encoding dihydroorotate dehydrogenase encodes the protein MSMCVDICGVKLKNPVIAASGTFAFGREYSRYLDLNRLGGISVKGLTLYPREGNPPPRIAETAAGILNSVGLQNPGVDAFISNELPYLKQFDTVVIANLAGNSRDEYCVAANKLDKADIDMLELNISCPNVKEGGLSFGATPESVYDITKQVRNYCHHPLVVKLSPNVGSIKDVASAAQDAGADALSLINTLLGMAIDPHTRRPILGNITGGLSGPAIKPVALYMVWQAAQTVDIPVIGMGGIMNGNDAIEFMLAGAVAVQVGTANLVEPMATVRIIDDIEQYMLDNGLKTIKDITGGLIC
- a CDS encoding dihydroorotate dehydrogenase electron transfer subunit is translated as MKGIVYSNDLISPSIYNMGIQLGDTAESIQAGQFVHVRCGQSYDPLLRRPISVCQIDAENGIIYITYQVKGKGTRWLAEQVRGSKLDILCPLGNSFEAVMPADINEIWLVGGGIGVFPLQLLAQQYKDKADIVSILGFRSDEFKPLWQPFEQYSKRVIIATEDGSYGYKGLVTDELTLALRAHKPQIIAGCGPSKMLKSLACIAEQYDVPCVVSLEERMGCGIGACLVCNCKIKSDGEWHYRRVCADGPVFWSHEVSFDE
- the pyrE gene encoding orotate phosphoribosyltransferase, which codes for MTKEQVMDILNKTGVLLNGHFLLTSGRHSDRYMQCAKLFQYPEYSELVCKSLAEGFSDEKVDLVIGPAIGGIIIAYELARQLDAKAIFAEREDGVMTLRRGFEIPAGTRVVVAEDVITTGGSVKEVIELVKQSQAELAGVAVVVDRSNGNVDFGTKLCAAIAMDIPSYEASECPLCKDGIPVVKPGSRKFRA
- a CDS encoding DeoR/GlpR family DNA-binding transcription regulator, with the translated sequence MLAVERRKKIMDLLYENQSVAVPDLSRLFNITEETVRRDLAKLEKEGLLRRTYGGAVLSEGLHLELPISIREVTNKEGKELMGRTAAGLVEDGDTIIMDSSTTVLQMARFLKDKKRLTVITNGLKIASELAPYENISVISTGGMLRSSSLSFVGHSAERAISNYNADIFFMSCKGMSLDKFVTESNEFEAELKKIMIKAAQRIVLLADHTKLDKVSFATICSIKDIDVFITDEKLPKEWEAFMKDNDIELLYALKNEETSDYNQNKTDLNVD